A stretch of DNA from Oncorhynchus nerka isolate Pitt River linkage group LG22, Oner_Uvic_2.0, whole genome shotgun sequence:
GCTAATAGCACAGTTAATGTTTTAATGATAATGCATGTTTCTGTTCTGCCGTGACTAGTTCACTGCTCAATCTGCGATGTTATGGCACTGGCTAAATGTTACAGTAGCGAGGCACAGTACCAGCTGTCAGATACATGTGATTTCTGAGAACAGTCCCATAACTTTAGTGCCATAGAACTTAATCGGCAAGCTTGCAAATGAGCTACCACAATGGCCATTCAAAGAAGCTAGAAGTAAGCTTCTAACTGGAGGAAGTTTGCACAGCTCGTCGAGCATGGTTTGCTGTAGTAGCCAGCCCAGTGTATCATAGTAGAGTGGAAGCAGAGATTAGTTCCACGATTTGTAATACAGATGGCAACTGCGTATCACGTTAAAATGACGCCACCTATCGGAAGACAATGGTGTGACGATTAGCTATGATTTGAAATGAGTAGGCTTGTGTCTTCTTAGACCCAGACACTGTGGGTGGCATTGAAATGTATTATGACGACGACCCCCTTGAACAGATTTGTTTTTCTTAATAAACTTGCAAAAAATGTGTGACGTGGGAGACTTAAATACTAACTATTTCAGCTAACTCCTTGACTTGAGACATATTTTTTGTTAAGGCTCCATTGTCAGAATCTTTTTTTTAGCTGTGAGGCTCTTCcaggtgtcgtgtctttggctatgtcggattaagtcgctctggataagagcgtctgctaaatgacttaaatgtaaatgtaaatgtaattaagtgatatgacatgctgttctgtaaaataatttctccgtaattaatattaccttaTTGAGCTAATCGTGTAAATgtaatttatttatattttacctttatttaactaggcaggtcagttaagaacatattcttattttcaatgacggcctaggaacagtgggttaactgccttgttcaagggcagaacgacagatttgtaccttgtcagtttatggatttgaacttgcaacctttcggacctagtaacctttcggttactagtccaacgctctaaccactaggctacactaccggccaataaactcttaaagacctggtaatatttgacatcaatagcagtcaatattaattgtcatcttaattcagtctcatccgaaagttgtaaattcttggttatctgcacgaaccctggctaacaagttgaaccagcaatacaaaattggctttaatgatttatttactaaatacctaactaatcacacagaattacacataattaaatcataacttgattacaaattacgtcataaagatatgacagcttgttacacaaaagaaaaggggctgggtttgagtgaaagagcgggaagactgaggaacaaagggcgacgctgtaaataaatatagtatcttatgcattctaaattaccgcccatttggaaaagaaaatgcaataaatatttactctgagctgcacttCGGTAGGTTGATGGTAGATGGAAGgtcgtgttgcccaaccgagtcctttgttcttttgaagaatgtctctgctggtaaattgaatacgttgtagtaacgtcgttgggtgagagacgggatactctgtctgttccttcctaacgctcgtttgcagcggctgttgctaactcaacggctaggaggtatcacttctgtagtgaataagagttcaaagttcataccatttgcaaccaaagctcacgctgatgttggcttcgttctgtagttattatctgaaccattttGACATAGGACCattggaacaggaggttatattgtcgtcaagggcttatataggaagggagaggagggcgtgtttgaaaagttttatagcccatgtcccttcacaggggcgggccactgattgagcagagccctatcttatgaaaacccaaatctcacattttagaagctaaaatcacatttcatcccatcacgaataatttcatattcaaacatttaaattgaacaacaattccatgtgaatccgataactcggatgtgtagactttccactgtaaagtttgtcatcttatcattgatgagaatgtatcagatgacaaccgaactgacatcatattcattagtaccaccgcatatgttcaattggtctgattaccagaatatagttcatcccccccccccccaccttctgatgttcccataatctctatgttaaccaagggttttgcaaatgtaacatcagtagggtacagagaggaaaaaggggggaagaggtatttatgactgtcataaacctacccccaggccaacgtcatgacacaggAGAGTGGTTTTCTCCAGAATAGGGTAGGCAACAGCAGGAGCCTAGGTCACCTCAGCTTGGGATAACTCTATAAAAGCATGAGACCTAAGCCAACATCAGCTTTTACATAAACAATTTCAACAAAATTAACTGCATCAATGTCAGACCTTCATTTAGTACAACACTGCCATTGAGGCAGAAGGGAAAATCACCCATTGGTCCACCATGTGTTCTTAGATCAGCCGGGGTAATGGCATGACATAACAAACTGCTCCATCCTTTCCCCCTTCCTCGCCCGCCAGGTCTGGCCCCCCCACGGTTCCGCATCGGGGATCAGGAGTTTGACGCCCTACCCGCCCTGCTGGAGTTCTACAAGATCCACTACCTGGACACCACCACTCTGATCGAGCCCATCAGCAAGGCCAAGCATGCAGGCTTCGTGAGCTGTACCGCCGCTGCATCAGGCGGCGCCCTACAGGAGGCAGAGTTTGTTCGCGCCCTCTTCGACTTCCCTGGCAACGACGAGGAGGACCTGCCCTTCCGCAAGGGCGACGTGCTGCGCGTGCTGGAGAAGCCTGAGGAGCAGTGGTGGAACGCGGCCAACCAAGAGGGCCGTGTCGGCATGATTCCTGTGCCCTACGTGGAGAAGTACCGGCCTGCCTCGCCCAACTCCTTGGTGGCTCCGGCGGCAGGGAGGCCTGGCGGGGCAGGAGGAGTAGGCGGAGTACTGGCAGGTGTTGGAGCCAGCACTACCGACGGAGCAGCTCCCCAGCTGCCCCCACCTCTGGGGGAGCCGGGCCAGTATGCCCAGCCTGTGGGCAATACACCCCTGCCCAACCTGCAGAATGGGCCTGTCTACGCCCGTGCCATTCAGAAGAGGGTGCCCAACGCCTACGACAAGACGGCCCTCGCCTTGGAGGTATTGGTTCGCCCCCTTcgccttcctctgtccccctgttcTCCACCTGTCTATggcgctctctccctcttttctgttTCATGTCATGTGACTATATCTTTTCTCTGCTCTGAGAGCCAGGGTGCTTCTGCAATTGCTTACTCTTGCCTGTAAGCATACATATGCAAATGCAGGCAGGCACACTCGAACATACGCACGTGCAaatacacacaataacatacataatggGTTCATGCATAGTTTTCCCTTGATTTTTGTTGTATTTGAGTCGTACAGTACAAATGGCAATTCCTGAGCAAAGGTTGCCACACAGTTCATGTCTTGCAGCTCATGTGTCCAATCTCACGGTTGGTAAAGAGCGTTCCTGTGAAGAAACACACCCACTGGTATACTGTATGTCATGAGAGGAACATGGgctaagtcccaaatggcacccgattccctatgaagtgcaatGCTTTTGGTTAAAGGTTCTGCACTACGTAAGGAATAGGccacggtgccatttgggatgcacccatgTATTTGCACTGCAGAAAGTGAAGCAGCATGGAGATTATAGATGGGGCATGGGTGTAGTGTGTAACACAGGCTTAGTAGGACTGTGCTGCTTTGTAGCTTATTAATTCGCTTACAGGGTTTGGGTCAATCCCATCCCTGAGTGTATTTGAAGTGGAAACTGACCTGGGTTGGAGATTATAGTTGATTGATTAGGCTACTTTAAAGGACTAATTATAGAACACCATTGAGCCCGATAAGGGCTTTTTAAGAGTCACACATTACAGACCCCTGAAGGTCTTGTTTCTTTCCAATCTATCTCTATATTctaacctgtgtgtgtttctgcaggTCGGAGACATGGTAAAAGTAACCAAGATCAACGTGAACGGCCAGTGGGAGGGCGAGTGCAAGGGCAAGCATGGCCACTTTCCCTTCACGCACGTCCGGCTTCTGGACCACCAACACCCTGAggatgagagctgagagagacactTAGTCTACTCCTCACTTCTCAAAACCCCTCTGTGATTGTTTCTCACAAATGAAAGAGCACACAGGATATACAGACTACAGTGGTCAGGAGTTGCAACTCAGCAGCTGTTGTTGCCAATGGGGCTGGAGTACACTCCACTCCCCTCCCTTCACATACACACAGAATAGAGTTTACACTTCCACCCCAGTATTGAAGTCCTGATACACGACACACAGCAGCGTTTATGACCCCTCTCCCATGTTATTCACGAAATCCTCctctacacacatacatacacacgcacacaattcAGATACTTGTGTATATGTGGCTTCTCTCACAGACTCATGGATCACCCTTTTGTAGTAACGGACTGTGAACTTGACAGTGAGAAGAGTAGCCACCCTGACTCTTAATTTTGACTCCCTCTTGTGGAGACAGGTGCTCACTGCGACTGAAACCGACCATTGCTGCACTTCACAGACAGCAGGAGTTACCACAGCACACTCCACTACTCACCACAGGGGCTCTAACCCAGCCCCTCTGCTACAAACCCCACACTACAAACCCCCAAGTCCTCTTTTTGTACTGAAATGAAAAATATTATGATAGAATTATGACAGGTACAGCAACTGCCAAaagaaaggaaacacttgagtaaatgatggatacaaagtatattgaaagcaggtgctttcaCACAGGTGCGGTTCCTCAGCAATTcctaagcaattaacatcccaacatgcttagggtcatgtataaaatgcTGGGCAGACCCGGTTGCCCATTGTTTTGGCTaacatggctatgcccccataggatgacaatgcccccatccacagggcattaATGGTCACTTAATGGTTcaatgagcatgaaaacgatgtaaaccatatgatGTGGCCatctgtcaccagatctcaacccaattgtaCACTTATGCGAGATTCTGGAGTGGCGCTTGAGACcaccaacaaaacaccaaatgatggaatttctcatggaatgGTGTCACATCCTTCCAATAGAGTTCCATCCAGAAACGTGTATAATCTATGGCAAggcacattgaggctgttctggctCATGGTGGCACAaagccctattaagacactattGACGTTTCCTTTTTTTGggcagttatatatatatatatatatatatatatagtaccagtcaaaagtttggacacacctactcattcaagagtttctttatttgtactattttctacattgtaaaataataatgagacatcaaaactatgaaataacacatggaatcatgtagtaaccaaaaacgtgttaaacaaataaaatatattttatttggctactttgaagaatcttgaatataaaatatattttgatttgtttaccactgttttggttactacatgattggttactatgttattttatagttttgatgtctagactattattctacaatgtagaaaatagtaaaaataaaaacccttgaatgagtaggtgtcaacttctgactggtactgtatatatatcatTACATGCTAAATATTatgttaaatgttttgttttttcgtTGCCCTGTGTGTGAACAAACCCTCCCGCTTTGTGTGGTCACTGTTATGCGTCTATCTGAAACACTATGATGACTGTCTGGGGAGGAAGTGGAGACATTCCTTAGGACTGTCAGGTATCGGGCCTTCGTCCAGTCCGCCTCATTGTTTTGAGAAATGGTCATATAAGGAGGGTATACAGTGGCCAGACAATGACAGAAAAATGTAAATATACCAACaccgccctctctcctctttgatTTGCCaagtcccctcctctcccatcctgtcagtctcctccacctgtctcattCATTTGTTACATGGTCTGATCCATTTCCTCCCGGACCTCCCCTATGCTAAAGACACCTACAGATTACAGTTATGTTTTAGTGTACATAAAGGCCTTTTGGCAGATGGAACCTGTTAACGTCACATTTGAAATGATGCAGACTTAGTTCCCAGCACTGTGATGCATAAGTTCACATTGTCACACTCGACAGAAAGCCGCAGCCTTAATCCTTTGGTGTCTCCCCTAGTTTCCCTCCCACGTGGCCGTAGCAAACACAGTAAATATACAAACACGTTTTTAAGTTGACTGAATTCATTGTTTCTGTCAGCTACGTTTCAACTGGGAGCTCTAAGTTAGGTCTGGGTTGTAATTCAGTAGGGCACCATGTTGAAAGTGGTTTAAAAAGTTATGCAACAGAAAACGATATTGAATGTTTTTATCGGACAAGTTTGGGTAGTACCTCCCCGTTTCAAAACCTTTCCTCCCGACTGAACATGACCACGTTAATTTCCCTAGTGTCTCCCTTTAGTGCCAATCTATCATCCTCTCACCCAGTACCTACCCTCTGGGCACAGTTATGACACATCCAGCCACTGACGTGCCAGATACACCGCAGTATGCTAAACGTCCTCATCAGATGATTACACTACATTGCTAAAGGACTGTGGGTGATCGATCATAGTAACATGGGTAGGTATATTGACCAATCGTAGGCACATGTGAGTGTTTTAGGCCAATCATCTTCATTTGGGGAGGGTCTGTTTAATTTGTCCTTTCTACCTCGTCTGAATTGTTTTAATTGATGTTAATTGTCTTTCCGAAATAGGAAAATAACATGACCTGAAGTGCCAGGCGCAGTTCATCTGTATTTTTGTGGAAATGTTGGTAGATTTTATttccttattttttttttttttttttttttgccaaccGAACAATTATAGTCCAAACACTCCTTACTCCCTCAACTATACCATGTGGTATTATTGTGTAAATGTGCATAGTTGCTCAACTTTCCCAACAGTGTAAGAACCTACGTTCCTTCCAAGTCCATGTCTATGAAGCTGCAAGACTTTTTAATAACGCTAATAGTGAGAATATTAATTACAAGCCCTGTGTAGATGTTTTCTATGTTAAAGTTTACAAAGACACTACCGTTTGCTCTATTGAAGGCAGCACTGAGGGCAATCTGCATAACTTGTGTTGGCTGCAGAATCATTGTATTTACGAGACAATGAACAGTTAAAATGTGTCTGTAAAAGTTTGAATGGTTTTATgctctgtatgtgatataaacagAGTTCAGTGACAGGAGGAGTAGTAAGGCAAGAGGATGATTGAACTATGACACACTACAGAAAGcaccagggttgtgttcagtagggtACAAAGTAGCAAAATGTTTTGCGAAGGGGGTAAAACAAATAGTTCTTACTGGTCAAGTTCAGGTAGTAGGCTACCTCCCAGTTTCACTGTTTTGTTTTCTCCCTACTGAATCAGACCACAACCAGACTCGTGTTGCCCGGGTTAAATAATATTTCTATATGTTTTAATGAATTAGAAATTATGCAATCTGTATTTAGcaatgacagagagagatttaCACAAATAAATGAATGCCAAACTCAAACTGAAAATATGACATTAAACTGCCTGACCGAGTTCTCCTATTGCATAACTTTGAATTATTTGTTTAAGTCAATACTGCAGATTGGGAAGGGTGCTGTGGACATGTATCTGGCACCTCTCATTTTCCCTTTCTAGTTTTCTTGAAAGGAAACAAATAATTGATGTGCTTTCTGTTGGTCTTTGGCTTTTTAATGTTGTCCTCTGGTATGGCACTGATGGGTATGTATTTTACCATTTATGTAAGAAGTTGTTGTACTTTGTTTGGTTAACATTGCTCAAATGTTCTCGAACATTTCCTACCAACACCATTCTGCAATGTGTTGCCAGTTGA
This window harbors:
- the LOC115104636 gene encoding adapter molecule crk-like, with the translated sequence MAGNFDAEDRASWYWGRLSRQEAVSLLQGQRHGVFLVRDSITSPGDYVLSVSENSKVSHYIINSISNNRQSGSGLAPPRFRIGDQEFDALPALLEFYKIHYLDTTTLIEPISKAKHAGFVSCTAAASGGALQEAEFVRALFDFPGNDEEDLPFRKGDVLRVLEKPEEQWWNAANQEGRVGMIPVPYVEKYRPASPNSLVAPAAGRPGGAGGVGGVLAGVGASTTDGAAPQLPPPLGEPGQYAQPVGNTPLPNLQNGPVYARAIQKRVPNAYDKTALALEVGDMVKVTKINVNGQWEGECKGKHGHFPFTHVRLLDHQHPEDES